The Flavobacterium sp. 102 genomic interval AGAGTACACCCCTAAGCGAAAAACCATCGGTTATGGTGTCGAAAGACGTGAAGTAGATAGTCCATACAGTCGCTTTTTTATCAACTACAGTCAAGGATTTAAAGGGTTAATTGATAGTGATTTTGACTATCAAAAAGTGCAATTATATTACAAACAACCTGTTATTATTGGTCCTTTGGGTCGTTCCAATTTCACTATGGAATTAGGAAAAACTTTTGGTCAAATTCCACTTGGATTGATGAGTGTTGTGCCTGGGAACCAAACGTATTTTATCATACAAAATACTTTCAGTAACTTGAATTTTTACGAATTTGTAGCCGATGAATATGCGACTTTCCAATGGGAACACAACTTTAACGGTAAGATATTCTCCAGAATTCCGGCTTTGAGAAAATTAAATCTTCGCGAGATAGTTGGAGTAAGAGGTGTTTACGGAACAGTTTCCGATGAAAACAGAGCTATCAATGCTTCGGGATTAATCTACAAAGCACCTGAAAAGCCATACTGGGAATACAGCGCCGGTATTGGAAACATTTTCAAAGTTTTCCGGTTGGATTTTGCTTGGAGAGCCAATTACAGAGATTTACCGGATACCGATAATTTTACCATCAAAGGGTCGTTCGGGTTCTATTTTTAAAAATGGAAGCGATAGCTTATTTGGTAGAGAATGATGAAGTTTTTCAAAAATTGCACCAACAATACGGCAATCCCTATATTCCATCGAGACCGGAAGGTTTTCAAACGTTGTGCAAACTTATTTTAGAACAGCAAGTTTCAATAGAATCGGCGCGTGCTTGTTATGTGAAAATCGAAAATACTTTAGGCGATGTTGCTCCGAAAACCATAATTTCAACTTTGGAAGAAATACTTCGAAATTGTGGTGTCAGTCGGCAAAAGACGATTTATTTAAAAGCTTTGGCGGAAGCCATTTTAGACAAAACCTTAGTGTTAGAAACGCTTTCTCAAAAACAGCCGGACGAAGTCAGAAGTGAATTAATTAAAATTAAAGGCATCGGCAATTGGACGATTGATGTCTATCTAATGTTCTCGTTGCAATCGCCGGATATCCTTCCGATAGGCGATATTGCGGTGGTCAATACCATTAAAGAATTGTATGGTTGTCAAGATAAAGAAGCGATGATTTTGTTGGCTGAAAATTGGAAACCTTACCGCAGTATGGCGACTTTCTTCCTTTGGCATCATTATTTGGTCAAGCGAAACCGCAAGTTTATCGTCTAGCTTTATTTGAAAATCCCGTACTTCAAAATACAATAAATGGCATGAAAACCGTCTCGCCAACTGATTTTTTTTCCTTCTTCAAAAGTCCTTCCGTAATAACTAATTCCAACTTCATAGATTCTGATTTTGGGAATGCGTGCAACTTTCTGAGTTACTTCCGGCTCAAAACCAAATCGTTTTTCTTCGAGTGTAATCGATTTTAAAACATCGGCACGAAACATTTTATAGCAAGTTTCCATGTCGGTTAAGTTCAAATTGGAAAACATATTGCTCAAAAAAGTCAAAAATTTATTTCCTATACTGTGCCAAAAGAACAAAATGCGATGCGGTTTTCCGCCCATAAAGCGACTGCCGTAAACCACATCGGCAACTTCATCGACTATAGGTTTTAAAAGGATATTGTATTCTTGCGGATCGTATTCCAAATCGGCGTCTTGAATGACAATTACTTCTCCGGTGGCTTTTTCAATTCCGGTGTGTAATGCCGCGCCTTTCCCTTTGTTTTTGGAATGTTCCAAAAGAACAATGTTGAACTCGGGATAGGTTTGGATATAAGTTTGAACGCTTTCAAACGTGTTATCCGTACTGCAATCATTCACAATAATGACTTCTTTTTCAATAGCATTAATCAGTGAAACGGCTTTTATTTTGTCCAATATTCTATAAATAGTTGGACCTTCGTTGTAGGCAGGAATTAAGATAGAAAGGGTTTTAATCGCCATTTGGATTTAAATATTTCTCAAAAATAGTTTTTTTGATTTAGTGAGCAATAATTTACTTTAAATACGTGTATATCAATTGAACTAATATTCCCGAATTATATTGTTTTTATTTGTTAAAGTTTTGTTACTTTTGCGACCGATAAAATTTATAACAAAAATTATATTTATGGAATCAATGATGATTTATGTGCCGATAGTAATGGCATTAATTGGATTAGCTTTTATGGCTATCAAAAGGTCTTGGGTTTTAAAACAAGATGCAGGTGATGGCAAAATGAAAGAGATATCAGATTATATTTATGAAGGTGCCTTGGCTTTCCTTAAAGCAGAATACAGATTATTGGCTGTTTTCGTAGTTATTGCCAGTGTTGTTTTAGCCGGAATTACTTTTATTCCAGGTGTTAAAACGCATATGTTAATTGTAATAGCCTTTATTTTCGGAGCTTTCTTTTCGGCATTAGCCGGAAATATGGGAATGAAAATCGCTACTAAAACTAACGTAAGAACGACTCAAGCTGCTCGTACAAGTTTGCCGCAAGCTTTGAAAGTTTCTTTCGGTGGTGGAACAGTAATGGGATTAGGAGTTGCCGGTTTAGCCGTTTTAGGTTTAACGGCCTTCTTTATAGTTTTCTTTCACTTCTTTATGAATGGCGTATGGACATCTACAGATGACATGACTATTGTTTTGGAAACATTAGCCGGTTTCTCTCTTGGAGCAGAATCTATTGCTTTGTTTGCTCGTGTTGGTGGCGGTATTTATACCAAAGCGGCTGACGTTGGTGCTGACTTAGTAGGTAAAGTTGAAGCTGGTATTCCTGAAGATGATCCAAGAAATCCTGCTACTATTGCAGATAACGTTGGTGACAACGTTGGTGACGTTGCCGGAATGGGTGCCGATTTATTCGGTTCTTATGTAGCAACGGTTTTAGCTGCTATGGTTTTAGGGAACTACGTAATCAAAGATATGGGCGGAAAAATCGAAGACGCTTTCGGTGGTATTGGTCCAATTTTATTGCCAATGGCAATCGCAGGTTTCGGAATCTTATTCTCTATCATCGGAACGATGTTAGTAAAAATATCAAGTGATGACGCTAAAGAAAAACAAGTACAAGGTGCGTTAAACGTTGGAAACTGGGTTTCTATTGTTTTAACCGCTATTTCATGTTTCTTCTTAGTACAATATATGTTGCCTGAAGTAATGACTATGGAATTCTTCGGAGAAGGCGCACAACAAATCTCTTCAATGAGAGTATTCTACGCTACAATCGTTGGATTAGTAGTGGGTGGAGTTATTTCTTCTGTAACAGAATACTACACAGGTTTAGGTACAAAACCGGTTTTGGCTATTGTACAAAAATCTTCAACTGGTGCAGGAACTAACGTAATCGCTGGTTTAGCGACTGGTATGATTTCAACCTTCCCAACCGTATTATTATTCGCCGGTGCTATTTGGGCTTCTTATGCTTTTGCAGGTTTCTACGGTGTGGCTTTAGCGGCTTCAGCGATGATGGCTACAACGGCTATGCAGTTGGCAATCGACGCCTTCGGACCAATCTCTGACAATGCTGGTGGTATTGCTGAAATGAGTGAATTACCAAAAGAAGTTAGAACTAGAACAGACATCTTGGATTCAGTAGGTAACACTACTGCTGCAACAGGAAAAGGATTTGCTATCGCTTCTGCGGCGTTAACATCATTGGCTTTATTTGCGGCGTATGTGACTTTCACAGGAATTGATGGTATCAATATCTTCAAAGCGCCTGTATTAGCGATGTTATTCGTTGGAGGTATGATTCCGGTTGTGTTCTCTGCTTTGGCAATGAATTCGGTAGGTAAAGCTGCGATGGACATGGTATATGAAGTACGTCGTCAGTTTAAAGAAATTCCGGGTATCATGGAAGGTACAGGAAAACCTGAATATGGTAAATGTGTTGAGATTTCTACTAAAGCGGCTTTAAGAGAAATGATGTTGCCAGGTGTTTTAACTATAGGTTTCCCAATTGCAATTGTATTATTAGGTAAATTAGTTTATGCTGATAACAACCAATTAATCGCTGAAATGTTAGGTGGTTATATGGCCGGAGTTACTGTTTCTGGTGTACTTTGGGCTGTGTTCCAAAACAACGCCGGTGGTGCTTGGGATAATGCTAAAAAATCTTTCGAAGCGGGTGTTGAAATCAACGGAGAAATGACATATAAAGGTTCTGATGCTCACAAAGCGGCTGTAACCGGAGATACTGTGGGTGATCCATTTAAAGATACTTCGGGTCCATCGATGAACATCTTAATCAAATTAACTTGTTTGATTGGATTGGTAATCGCTCCAATCTTAGGTGGTCATGAAGCTGGTGCTGCAACTGAAAAAGCAGCTACTTGTTGTGTTGCTGAAGGAAAATGTATTTCAATGTCAAAAGAAGAGTGTGTTGCTAAAGGTTGTACAAACGCTACCTGTGAACACATGGCAGTAAAGCAAGCAGTAACCGAAACAGTTTCAAATGAAATTTCTATCGAAAAAGTAAACGTTAACGGTAAAGTAAAAGCAACTGTAACCAAAACAATTAATGGTACTGCTACAACCGAAACTTTCGAAGGAACTGATGTTGAAGTTTCAGCTAAAATTGAAGAATTTAAAAAGAAATAATTTTTCTTTTACTCAAAATATAAAAATGCCTCACTTTAGTGAGGCATTTTTTTTGTCTTTTTTGTTTAAATTAGCCAAGACAAACACAATTTTCATGACTTCCAAATTCACTTTCTTTTTCCTGCTGTTTTTCAATATTGCCTTTTCGCAAAATTCATTGCCTTTGATTCCGCAACCAAAAACAATGCAAATTAAGGATGGCAATTTCAGCCTAAAAAAGGAAACCCTGATTGTGGCAGATGAAGACTCATTTGAAGCGCAATATTTGCAAAAAGCAATTCAACAACAAACAGGTTTACAATTAAAGATTGTTACAGCATCAAAAGCAGATTCTAAAATCATTTTGAAACAAATGCACCCTATTGATCCTTATTGGAGCAAGGAAAGATATAATATAAGTATTTCACCAAAAGAACTAATTATAACAGCTTCGTTTAACCAAGGTGCTTTTGCCGCAATCCAAACCTTACTTCAGTTAATCCCACTCGATAAAAAAGAAACTTTTGTTTTACCGTGTTTAAATATCCATGATGAACCCAAATACACTTGGCGCGGCATGCACCTCGATTGCGCCCGACATTTTTTCTCCGTAGATTTTGTCAAAAAGTATATCGATTATTTAGCGATGTACAAGTTCAACACCTTTCATTGGCACTTAACAGATGACCAAGGTTGGCGCATCGAAATCAAACAATATCCAAAACTCACTGAAGTTGGAGCTTGGCGAAACGGTTCTATGATTGGGCATTACAACGAACAAAGGTATGATGACAAACGCTATGGCGGTTTTTATACGCAAGACCAGATCAAAGAAGTCGTGGCTTATGCTCAACAACGTCACATTACAGTAGTTCCCGAAATCGAAATGCCCGGGCATGCCGTAGCCGCTTTGGCCGCTTATCCGCAATATTCGTGTACCGGCGGGCCATTTGAAGTAGGCAAACAATGGGGCGTTTTAGATGATGTGTTTTGTCCTAAAGAAGAAACGTTCACCTTTTTGGAAAACATTTTAACTGAAGTCATCGCTTTATTTCCATCCCAATACATTCACATTGGTGGCGATGAATGCCCGAAAATACGTTGGAAAAACTGTCCACATTGCCAAAACTTAATGAAAACGGAACGACTAAATGACGAACACGAACTACAAAGTTATTTTATCCAAAGAATTGAAAAATTTGTCAATGCCAAAGGAAGAAAAATTATTGGTTGGGACGAAATTCTAGAAGGCGGTTTGGCACCCAATGCAGCCGTAATGAGTTGGCGAGGTACCGAAGGCGGAATCGCAGCGGCAAAACAAAAACACTACGTTGTAATGTCGCCCGGTTCTCATTGCTATTTCGACCATTACCAAGGCGACCCTAAAAATGAACCGTTAGCTTTTGGCGGTTACACACCGGTCGAAAAAGTGTATTCGTTTAATCCTACGCCAAAGGAATTGTCAACCGAAGAAGCGAAATACATTCTTGGAGCGCAAGCCAATGTGTGGACAGAGTATATTGAAACTCCCAAACATGTAGAATACATGATTTTTCCCAGAATGATGGCGTTATCCGAAGTGCTTTGGGGAACCTCAAATCCGGAAAAGTATGCCGATTTTCAAAACCGCATGATTCAACATTTTTCTATTTTAGATAAAAAAGCAATCAATTATAGTAGAGCAATTTTTGAAGTTACAGCCGAAGTAATGCCTAAACCCGGCGGAAAAGGTGTTTTGTATTTATTGAAAACCAATCAATCGCCCATTGGGATTAACTATACAACCGATGGAGCTCAGCCGACAAATCAGTCTAAAGTATACAGTCAACCGTTAGAAATTGCCAAATCGCAAACTATTAAAGCGATTTATTTTGAAAAAGGTACTGCCAAAAGCAATATAACTGAACAACAATTCCACATTCATAAAGCCACAAGTTGTTTGGTTTCGCTGCAAAATCAACCTAACGGAAATTACACCAAAGGCGGCGGATTTACTTTGGTGGACGGCATCAAAGGCGATAAAGCCAAATTTGGTCAACATTGGCTTGGGTTTTCCGGAACCGATTTAATAGCTACTATCGATTTAGGGAACAAACAAAAAATCAATCGTATGGAAATCGGACTATTGAGCAGTCCTTCGTCATGGATTTATTTCCCCAAAAAAATAACATTTTGGGTTTCGGAAGATCTGATGAAATTTGAGGAAGTTAAAACTTTTTCGTTAGAAGAAATTCAAAAATGCAACGGTCAAATCACCGTAGATTGCGATAAAAAAAATATTCAATTTGTGAAAGTTACAGTCGAAAACTTCGGTACAATTCCCGACGGTCAACCTGGAGCAGGAAATAAAGCGTGGCTTTTTGCAGATGAAATAACAGTAGAATAAGTCATGTCAAATCGAAGAAATTTTATCAAAACGGCCGCAGTCGGTTCAGTGGCTTTAGCTTTAAATTCTTTTACATCAAAAGAGGAAAATTCGGCAAAGCCAAAGGGCAAAATCAACAAGCCCATCGTCATTTCAACGTGGAATTTCGGCGTACAAGCCAATGGTGCTGCATGGGAAATTCTAAAAAATAACGGACGAGCTTTAGATGCAGTCGAAGCCGGTGTAAAAATTCCTGAAGCCGATCCCAAAGAAAGAAGCGTCGGCTACGGCGGAAGACCTGACCGAGACGGAAAAGTGACCCTCGATGCTTGTATTATGGACGAGTTTTCGAATATTGGTTCGGTAGCGGCTTTGGAACACATTAAGCATCCTATTTCTGTCGCACGTGCTGTGATGGAAAAAACGCCGCATGTGATGTTGGTAGGCGATGGTGCTTTGCAATTTGCGTTGTCGCAAGGATTCAAAAAAGAAAATCTCTTAGTTGAAGACTCCAAAAAAGAATGGAAGGAATGGCTCAAAACCAGTCAATACAAACCGATAGCCAATATTGAAAATCACGATACGATTGGCATGATTGCGTTAGACAGCCACGGTAATCTTTCAGGTGCATGCACAACGAGCGGAATGGCTTTTAAAATGCATGGTAGAGTTGGCGATTCACCAATAATCGGAGCCGGGTTGTATGTCGATAATGAAATTGGTGCAGCTACAGCAACCGGTCATGGCGAAGAAGTAATTCGTATCGCCGGCTGTCATTTGGTAGTCGAGTTGATGCGACAAGGAAAATCACCACGACAAGCTTGTGAAGAAGCAGTTTCGCGCATTGTAAAACTGACCAAAAACAGAAACAAAAACCTCAAAGACATTCAAGTAGGTTTCATCGCGCTCGACAAACAAGGGAATTACGGGGCCTATTGTATTCAAGGCGGATTTAATTATGCTGTCAATGACAATTCCGGAAACAAGTTGGTTGACGCTGACTACTTTTTAAAATAATTATCCTAATAAATCTGTTTTAATCCGTTCAATCAGTATAATCTGTGGCCAAAAAATCAATATCCTCTAATAGAAAATTAGAAATCGCTTGTTTCAACATAAAATCAGCCCTAGTCGCTCAAGAAAATGGTGCTGATAGAGTTGAGCTTTGTGACGGATTTGAAGTTGGCGGAACAACACCTGATTTTGAAACTATAAGACAAGCCAGAGAAAATTTAAGCATCGATTTGTATGTCATGATTCGACCGCGAGGTGGAAACTTTATCTATTCTGATGAAGAATTCAAACAAATGCAATTGGATATTTTGGCTTTAAAAGAATTAAAAGCGGACGGTTTTGTTTTCGGGATTTTAAATGAAGATAGTACTGTTAATTTGGAACAGAATAAAATTTTAGTCGATTTGGCCAAGCCATTTCCATGCACCTTTCACCGCGCTTTTGACGAAGTAATGGATGCTTTTGAAGCCTTGGAACAAACCATCGACTGCGGTTTTACAACCATTCTGACTTCGGGTCAAGCCCAAAATGTAACAGAAGGAATGGATTTTCTAGCCGAATTGGTGAAAGTAGCTAATAATAGAATTATTATCATGCCTGGCGGAGGTTTACGCTCAAATAATATTGAAAATCTTCAACAAAACACCAAAGCTATTTTCTATCATTCTTCAGCCATCACTAACGGAAGTGAAACACCTAATCCCAAAGAAATACTTGCGTTAAAAGCTAAATTGAGATGAGAACTTTGTTGTTGAAATGTCTGATTATTTTTTTGTTGCCAATGTTTCTTTGGTCACAAAATAGTGAGCGTAATTTAAGTTCGGAGCAATGGATTTTCAGAAAAGTAAACGATACGAATTGGCTTCCGGCTAAAGTTCCGGGAACAGTTCACACCGATTTATTGGCGAACCAAATCATTCCGGATCCATTTTTTGGAGCCAATGAAAAGCAACTGCAATGGATTGAAAACGAAGATTGGCAATACCAAACGACTTTTGCCATTTCAAAAGAAGAACTAAATCATCAAAATACTATTTTGCAATTCGACGGTTTGGATACTTTTGCTGAAGTAACTTTAAACGGAACCCAAATCCTTTCGGCAAACAACATGTTCCGAACTTGGAAAGTTGACGTGAAAAAGATGCTAAAAGTTGGGCAAAACCAACTTAAAATTACGTTTGCTTCCGCCGTAAAAAAAGGAAAAGAAGAAGCTAAGAAACTTAGTTATACTCTCCCCGGAGATGAAAAAATTTTCACCCGAAAAGCGCAATACCATTTCGGCTGGGATTGGGGACCAAGATTCGTCACTGCTGGAATTTATAAGAAAGCAGCGCTTCATTTTTGGAACAATGCGACCATAACCAATATCAAAATCAATCAGGATTTGACCAATGATGACTTGGCGAAAGTTGAATTTGAAATCGAATTGAATAGTGTCAATGAAGCTCAATACGAATTAAATATCAATGATAAGACCGAATTGGTTAACCTCATAAAAGGCAAAAATAATTTGTCGCTAACTTATGAAATCAATAACCCAAAGCTTTGGTGGAGTAACGGTTTAGGCAAAGCGCATTTGTATCCTTTTGAAATTAGTTTAACCAATAACAATCAAACCATTGACAGCAGAAAACTAAACATAGGCTTGCGAACCATTGAATTAGTGCAAGAAAAAGACGCAATTGGCAAAAGTTTTTATTTCAAACTCAATGGTCAGCCGGTATTTATGAAAGGAGCCAATTATATTCCGCCCGATAGTTTTTTACCACGAGCTACCGATTCGGTTTACAAATCTATCGTCAAAAATGCTGTTGATGCCAATATGAATATGCTACGAGTTTGGGGCGGCGGTGTTTATGCCGAAGATAGTTTTTATGAAGAATGTGATAAAAACGGTATTTTAGTTTGGCAGGATTTTATGTTTGCTTGCGCGATGTATCCCGGCGATGAAGCCTTTTTGGAGAATGTAAAACAGGAAGTCATCGACAATGTAACCCGTTTGCAAAACCATCCGAGTATTGCGCTTTGGTGCGGCAATAATGAAAATGATGAAGGCTGGCACAATTGGGGTTGGCAAAAGCAGTATAATTATTCGGAGCAAGATTCCATCCAAATTTGGAATGATTACCAAAAATTATTTCACGAATTGATTCCGCAAACGTTAGACAGTTTATTACCCAAGAATGAAAACCGTTATTGGCCATCATCACCATCAATTGGTTGGGGGCGACAAGAAAGTTTACTCAGTGGTGATTCGCATTATTGGGGTGTTTGGTGGGGCAATGAACCTTTTGAAATGTATCGTCAGAAAGTTGGGCGTTTCATGAGCGAATATGGTTTTCAAAGCATGCCGGATATTAAAACGTTTCAGGCTTTCGCCAAAAGTGACGAACTGAACTTCGATTCGGAAGCGATTAAAAATCACCAAAAACATCCAACCGGTTACAAAACCATCAACGATTATATGGCGCGTGATTACCAAGTGCCAACGAGCTTTGAAGATTATATTTATGTTTCCCAATTGTTACAAGCCGAAGGCATGAAAATGGCGATTGAAGCGCATCGAACGGATCGAAAATGTATGGGAACATTGTTTTGGCAATTGAATGATTGTTGGCCGGTGACTTCGTGGAGTTCGGTGGATTATTATGGTCGTTGGAAAGCGTTTCAATATGAGGCGAAGCGGAGTTTTGAAAATGTTTTGATTTCAATTAAGGAAGAAGAAAGTAGCTATAAAGCTTATATTGTCAATGATGATTTGAAACCGTTTGAAGGTCAATTTGATGTAGTTTTGCGCGATTTTAATGGTAAAAAACTTTGGTCTGCAAAAAATACTGGAGTTATTCCGGGAAGCTCAAATTTGGTTCATTTTGAAATTTCTAAAGATGATTTAGAAAGGTTTGATTTGAAAAAAGCAGTGCTTTCTGTTTCGTTTAATGCTGAAAATAAATCAGCGAGTTCCCTTTTCTATTTTGTAAAGCCTAAAGATTTGCAATTGACCAACCCTAACCTCCAAATTACAAAGCGTAATGAACTGACTTATGAAATATTTTCTGATGTGTTGGTCAAAAATGTGTATTTGTCAGCTTCGGAGGAAACTTTTTTCAGTGATAATTATTTTGATATTTTGCCGGGTCAGAAAGTGATAATTAAATTATCTAAACCGGTCAAAGCCATTCAGGTTAAGAGCTTGTTTGACGTTATGAAAAACTGATTTTGCAAAAGACAAAACTTATTTAGCCCCGACAGGAGTGACATCCCGATTATTCGGAATAAAACGTAGGGCGGGAATATGGATAACAAAAATGCCCGAACCTTTCGCTCCTTTTTTTTAAAACAAACCGTTAATTTCTGCGTCAATTCGGTTGATAATCATACCTAAATCTTCCGGATTGTTGACAAAATCAACATTGTCTACATCAATAATCAATAGTTTTCCTTTGTCGTAAGTCGTAATCCAAGCTTCGTAGCGTTCGTTCAATCGGCTCAAATAGTCAATCGAAATGGTGTTTTCGTAATCACGACCACGTTTGTGAATTTGGGAAACCAAATTGGGAATCGAACTTCTTAAATAAATCAATAGATCAGGCGAACCAACCAAACCTTCCATCAGTTCAAAAAGATCAGTATAGTTTTGAAAATCTCTGTTGGTCATCAAACCCATAGCGTGTAAGTTGGGCGCAAAAATATGTGCGTCTTCGTAAATCGTTCTGTCTTGAATGATGTTTTTGCCGCTTTCGCGAATTTGCAACACTTGGCGAAAACGCGAATTCAAGAAATAAATTTGCAAGTTGAAGGACCAGCGTTCCATTTGGTGGTAAAAATCATCCAAATACGGATTGTCAACTACGTCTTCAAAATGAGGTTCCCATTTAAAATGTTTGGCTAAAAATCGGGTTAATGTGGTCTTTCCTGCTCCTATATTTCCTGCTACTGCTATGTGCATTATGGTAGTTTTATTTTAAAATTCTTAATTTGTTGGTTGGTAAAAATAGCTAAAATTTGGTCTTTGTAGTAAAAATTTTGGAACGATTTCTCAACAATGTCGATTTCGAAAACCGTTTTCGATTGATTGTTCAAGCAGTAGAGCGTGTTGTCCTTTAAAAACAATAATTTTTCACGATCAATGATTTGGATTTTTTCAAAAGGCGGAATATTAGCTAGTAAAGTTACTTTGCCGAAGATATCGATAGCATACCAATTGTTGATTTCATCAATCCAATAAAAATTATTGAAATCGCTTTGGGTGTATTTGATGTTTTCAGGAATTGGATTGCCAATGTTTTTGGAAATATTTTTCAAGTAGTCAAATAGGAGAACTTGTTGTGTCAAAGCATTGTAAATCCAAAATTGATTTTGCGACGCCATGCCTATTTTAGAAGCGGAAATAGTATTGTCAATTTCAAAGAGATTGAGTTTCTGAATTTCATTCAATTGATTATCGAGCATAATTATCGTATTGAAATCTTCGTAAAAGACTACAATTTTTAATGGATTGACATAATCAACCGAGGTGATTTTGCCCAATGCCACATTCTTATATTCCCATGTTTGAGACTGATCTTGTTTGATAAAGACATTGTTTTTGAGGTAGTAATTGTTACCCAAACCATCAAAACCAATGTAGATTTTATCTTCTACTGTTTCGGAACTAATAGCGGTTGTCTCGAGTTTCGGATTTTGGCCAAAACCATAAGCGGAAATCACTAGTAATATAAGATAAATGGTATTTTTCATCATAAGGCTAATTTACGGTAAACCAAATTAATTTCGTCTGGTCTAACCCAATATTTTAACATAAGATTGGTAACAGAATTAGAAAGCATTCGTCATATTTGTTCTATCAAAAATTTAAGTCATGAAAAAAATAGTATTCGCTTCGTTTTTTGTTTTCTCTTATTTAGCTACACATGCTCAAAAAGATTTCCAAGGTATGGCGGTTTACGAATCAAAAACCAGCACTGCCGATTTCAAGTCTCGTTTTGAAGGCAACAAAGAAATTACACCCGAAATGCAGAAAATGATTGAAGAGCGTATGAAGAAGATGTTTGAAAAGACGTTTTTTCTAAACTTTGACAAATCAGCTTCTGTCTATAAAGAAGAAGAAAAACTTGATGCTCCGGGACAAGGTGGCGGCGGAATGAGAATGATGTCGTCTTTTATGGGCGGCGGCGGAACCTATTACAAAAACGTAAAAGAAAAAACGTATAAGGTCGATAAAGAGTTCATGGGAAAAGAGTTTTTGGTAAAAGATTCTTTGAAAACTTACAACTGGCAAATGAGTGGTGACACCAGAGTGATTGGCGGC includes:
- a CDS encoding isoaspartyl peptidase/L-asparaginase family protein: MSNRRNFIKTAAVGSVALALNSFTSKEENSAKPKGKINKPIVISTWNFGVQANGAAWEILKNNGRALDAVEAGVKIPEADPKERSVGYGGRPDRDGKVTLDACIMDEFSNIGSVAALEHIKHPISVARAVMEKTPHVMLVGDGALQFALSQGFKKENLLVEDSKKEWKEWLKTSQYKPIANIENHDTIGMIALDSHGNLSGACTTSGMAFKMHGRVGDSPIIGAGLYVDNEIGAATATGHGEEVIRIAGCHLVVELMRQGKSPRQACEEAVSRIVKLTKNRNKNLKDIQVGFIALDKQGNYGAYCIQGGFNYAVNDNSGNKLVDADYFLK
- a CDS encoding glycosyltransferase family 2 protein — protein: MAIKTLSILIPAYNEGPTIYRILDKIKAVSLINAIEKEVIIVNDCSTDNTFESVQTYIQTYPEFNIVLLEHSKNKGKGAALHTGIEKATGEVIVIQDADLEYDPQEYNILLKPIVDEVADVVYGSRFMGGKPHRILFFWHSIGNKFLTFLSNMFSNLNLTDMETCYKMFRADVLKSITLEEKRFGFEPEVTQKVARIPKIRIYEVGISYYGRTFEEGKKISWRDGFHAIYCILKYGIFK
- a CDS encoding DNA-3-methyladenine glycosylase is translated as MEAIAYLVENDEVFQKLHQQYGNPYIPSRPEGFQTLCKLILEQQVSIESARACYVKIENTLGDVAPKTIISTLEEILRNCGVSRQKTIYLKALAEAILDKTLVLETLSQKQPDEVRSELIKIKGIGNWTIDVYLMFSLQSPDILPIGDIAVVNTIKELYGCQDKEAMILLAENWKPYRSMATFFLWHHYLVKRNRKFIV
- a CDS encoding sodium-translocating pyrophosphatase, which encodes MESMMIYVPIVMALIGLAFMAIKRSWVLKQDAGDGKMKEISDYIYEGALAFLKAEYRLLAVFVVIASVVLAGITFIPGVKTHMLIVIAFIFGAFFSALAGNMGMKIATKTNVRTTQAARTSLPQALKVSFGGGTVMGLGVAGLAVLGLTAFFIVFFHFFMNGVWTSTDDMTIVLETLAGFSLGAESIALFARVGGGIYTKAADVGADLVGKVEAGIPEDDPRNPATIADNVGDNVGDVAGMGADLFGSYVATVLAAMVLGNYVIKDMGGKIEDAFGGIGPILLPMAIAGFGILFSIIGTMLVKISSDDAKEKQVQGALNVGNWVSIVLTAISCFFLVQYMLPEVMTMEFFGEGAQQISSMRVFYATIVGLVVGGVISSVTEYYTGLGTKPVLAIVQKSSTGAGTNVIAGLATGMISTFPTVLLFAGAIWASYAFAGFYGVALAASAMMATTAMQLAIDAFGPISDNAGGIAEMSELPKEVRTRTDILDSVGNTTAATGKGFAIASAALTSLALFAAYVTFTGIDGINIFKAPVLAMLFVGGMIPVVFSALAMNSVGKAAMDMVYEVRRQFKEIPGIMEGTGKPEYGKCVEISTKAALREMMLPGVLTIGFPIAIVLLGKLVYADNNQLIAEMLGGYMAGVTVSGVLWAVFQNNAGGAWDNAKKSFEAGVEINGEMTYKGSDAHKAAVTGDTVGDPFKDTSGPSMNILIKLTCLIGLVIAPILGGHEAGAATEKAATCCVAEGKCISMSKEECVAKGCTNATCEHMAVKQAVTETVSNEISIEKVNVNGKVKATVTKTINGTATTETFEGTDVEVSAKIEEFKKK
- a CDS encoding beta-N-acetylhexosaminidase, whose translation is MTSKFTFFFLLFFNIAFSQNSLPLIPQPKTMQIKDGNFSLKKETLIVADEDSFEAQYLQKAIQQQTGLQLKIVTASKADSKIILKQMHPIDPYWSKERYNISISPKELIITASFNQGAFAAIQTLLQLIPLDKKETFVLPCLNIHDEPKYTWRGMHLDCARHFFSVDFVKKYIDYLAMYKFNTFHWHLTDDQGWRIEIKQYPKLTEVGAWRNGSMIGHYNEQRYDDKRYGGFYTQDQIKEVVAYAQQRHITVVPEIEMPGHAVAALAAYPQYSCTGGPFEVGKQWGVLDDVFCPKEETFTFLENILTEVIALFPSQYIHIGGDECPKIRWKNCPHCQNLMKTERLNDEHELQSYFIQRIEKFVNAKGRKIIGWDEILEGGLAPNAAVMSWRGTEGGIAAAKQKHYVVMSPGSHCYFDHYQGDPKNEPLAFGGYTPVEKVYSFNPTPKELSTEEAKYILGAQANVWTEYIETPKHVEYMIFPRMMALSEVLWGTSNPEKYADFQNRMIQHFSILDKKAINYSRAIFEVTAEVMPKPGGKGVLYLLKTNQSPIGINYTTDGAQPTNQSKVYSQPLEIAKSQTIKAIYFEKGTAKSNITEQQFHIHKATSCLVSLQNQPNGNYTKGGGFTLVDGIKGDKAKFGQHWLGFSGTDLIATIDLGNKQKINRMEIGLLSSPSSWIYFPKKITFWVSEDLMKFEEVKTFSLEEIQKCNGQITVDCDKKNIQFVKVTVENFGTIPDGQPGAGNKAWLFADEITVE